CGAGGATCTTTCCTTCCGTACCACGGTCCCCGAAACCGCCGGGAATGAGAATACCTTGCAGTCCGCTGAGGTAGATATCAGGACCGCCTTTTTCGATGGCCTCGGCATCCACGCGGACGATGTCCACCTTGCAGTCATTGGCGGCACCGGCATGGGTGAGGGCTTCGTAGATGCTTTTGTAGGCATCCTGAAGTTCAATGTATTTGCCAACGACGCCGATGCGCACGTGATGGGTCGGGTGAATGACGCGCTGGACGAAATGGCGCCATTTACTGAGATCTGGCTGATGGGTGGTAAGATTGAGCTGCTTGCAGACGACGTCATCCAGGCGTTCTTCGTGGAGTTTAAGCGGGACCTCGTAGATGCTGTGCTTGACGTCGCGGACCTCAATGACATCCTCAATAGGCACGTTGCCGAACAGGGAGATTTTTTCGCGCACGTCCTGATCCAGAGGATGCTCGGTGCGGCAGAGGATGATGTGTGGGGCAATACCGATTTCGCGCAGCTTGGCGATGGACTGCTGGGTCGGCTTGGTCTTCAGCTCCTGAGCGGCTTTGATGTAAGGCACCAGGGTGGCGTGGATGAAGAGCACGTTGCCCTGGCCAATTTCATGGCCAAATTGACGGATGGCTTCCAGGAAAGGCAGGCCTTCGATGTCACCGACAGTGCCGCCGATTTCGGTGATGATGACATCGGCCGTCATCTTGGTGGCGACTTCCTTGATCCGGTCTTTGATCTCGTTGGTGACGTGAGGGATGACCTGGACGGTGCGGCCTTGATACTTGCCGGCGCGTTCCTTGTTCAGCACGCTTTGATAGACCTGACCGCTGGTGAGGTTGTTTAGGCGGGAAAGGTTGGTATGCGTGAAACGCTCGTAGTGACCCAGGTCGAGGTCGGTTTCGGCGCCATCATCCAGCACGTACACTTCACCGTGCTCATAGGGGTTCATGGTCCCGGGGTCAATGTTCAGATACGGGTCGAACTTCTGCATGATGACCTTGAGGCCACGAAGTTCAAGCAGGGTGCCGAGGGCAGATGCGGCAAGCCCTTTGCCCAATGAACTGACAACACCTCCAGTGACGAAGATGTATTTCATAGGCTGATGCTGCTGGGAGGTTGGCATGGGTCAGGAGGGTTGGGAAAGAAGCTGTTTTTCGATGGCGTCGGCCTGTTCAGGGGTGTCAACGCCGGGGGAAAGATCGTCGGTCAGGACGATGCGGAGAGGAACGCCGTTTTCGACGGCGCGGAGCTGCTCCAGGGATTCCGTCTGCTCAAGCCGCGAAGGTGGCCAAGCAACAAACTGGAACAGGAAGCTACGCTGGAAGCCATAAATCCCGAGATGGCGATAATGACGTACGCCAGCACTGGCATTGCGTACGTAGGGTAGGGGAGAACGGGAGAAATAGAGGGAATCACCCTTCACATCGAAGACCACTTTGACGACGTTGGGATCTGTGACCTGGGCCTCCTCATGGATGGGGGCTGCGGCTGTGATCATCCGCACCTGAGGTTCCCGGCGGAGGACGACGGCCAGCTCATCAATCAGAGCTGGGGAAATGAGAGGCTCATCCCCTTGGACATTGATGATGGTGCGGTGGTCTGGGAAAGAGCGTGCGGCTTCGGCGATGCGATCTGTTCCGCTGGGATGATCCGGTGATGTGAGGACCGCGCGTGCGCCAAAAGCGGCGGCGGCTTCGGCTATACGCTCGTCATCGGTAGCGATGATGATGTCATCGACTTCACGGCAGTCCTGGCAGCGTTCCCAAACATGCTGGACGAGCGGTTTGCCAGCGATGAGGTGGAGCGGCTTGCCTGGGAATCGGGTAGATCCCCAGCGGGCTGGTATGGCAACAAGGGTGAGTTGGTTTTCTGGGTCAGACAAGGGTGGTAACGGTACGGTTCAGTTGAGATGGCGCGGAGGCGTGGAAGGTGCAAGAGAAAGGATTTATGAGCGGCGATTTACGTCGTGTCATTTTACAGGTGAAAAGAATGAAAAACCGAGAGTATGGGGAGGATGGGGGTGAAAATCAAATTTCTCCCCATTTGGGGAGTGTTCAGCCTAAATAGTTGAAAATAAACGATTTGTGATGGGGATTTCCATCCCCATGTGGGGATTCTTGGGGGAAATGTGGCTGATGAATCCCCGAGCGCGACAAGCTGAAATATAAGCAAATGTGGCGGAAAATAGGCTGGTTGCAAAGATCCTGCTGGAAGATCTAAAGGTGGATAGTTTGCTCGGGTTCTGATCTGGCAGAATTGGCATCTGGAGAATGTCTGCGGCCTGGAGAATCTGGGCAAGTGAGTCTATACCCAACTTGGGCTAACTGGCGGAAAAAGTTTGTATTCCCGGGGGAGGTCTGTCTGACTTGTTTATCACGGGCTTACTCATGAGAATTCATCTTAACTTCGCGATCTTGCTTCTGCTGACCGCTTTCGTTCCTGGCAGCTCGGGAGAGGAAAAACCGAGAGAAGTTTTTTCTGTCACGGTATCCGGGACTGGGCGGCCGATGATCTTGATACCGGGTCTGAGTTGCTCGGGTAATGTGTGGGATGGGACAGTCGCACGATTCAAGGATCGCTATGAATGCCATGTGATGACTTTGGCTGGGTTCGCGGGCCAGCCTGCGATTGGAGAGCCGATGTTGGAGCAGATCCGTGATGGCTTGAGCCGGTATATCCGCGATCAGAAACTGGAGCGACCCGTCATTGTCGGACATAGTTTGGGTGCGTTTATGGCCTTTTGGCTCGGTGCGACTATTCCTGACCAAATTGGGCAGATTGTCGCCGTGGACGGGGTGCCTTATTTTCCGGGTTTGCTCGATAGAAAAGCGACTCCTGAATCTGTCAACGCGATGGCCAAAGGGATACGATCCATGTATGGCGGGCAAAAGAGGGAGCAGTTTGAAATGGCCATGCGAATCAGCCTGAGGGGCATGGTGACTGATGAAAAGGATTTTGAAAGGGTCTTAGCGGACAGCTTGAAATCAGCACCCAAGGCAGTGGCGCAAGCATTGTATGAGCTGATGACGATTGATCTGCGTCAGAAAGTCTCTGCTATCCAGGTGCCAGTGCTCATTGTCGGTGCCAGCGCCATGGCAACGACTCCCGAACAGAAAAAATCGCTGGAAGACAATTATCGGGCGCAGGTAGCGACGATCCCGCAGCATGAGGTGATCTTTGCTCCAAAAGCACGGCATTTCATCCAACTCGATGAACCGGCGTTTTTGTTTGGGGAGATGGAGCGGTTTTTGAAAACCAATAATGGGAAAAGGAACTGAGGCAGAGGGTGAACCGCCTTCGAGATATTCCCACAGACATGAGTGGATTATATCATGTGCTTTGACTTTGTGTGGGGCGGTCCAACTCAGACGGGGGATTCCAGTCTAGTTTAGGCGTAAAGAGGACTGCCATTTCGGCTTTATCGTTGGGGGATGTTTGATGGCGTATGGCCGAACTTTCTGAGCAATCTGACCGAATAAATAGAAGCACCTCCAGGACTGATGATCTTCCTCACTTCAAAGAGATCAATGGCACGGAATAGATCACTCAGTTTTTTGAAACCATGATTGCGTGGGTCAAAGGACCCCTGATTAAAGATGTGCTGGCCTACAACACCCAGGGAAGCCCAACCCTCTTCGCCCTCATTGGCAGCCACTGCGCTGCGCAGCATACTCATGAGTTTGGTATCCTGCTTCAGGTTGATTCCTTCATCCTTTGCATCCGATTTAGCGGTTGGCGCAGGCCTTTCGACAGGGCTTTCATCCAGATAAAGGAAGCGGGTGCAACTGTTTACAAAAGGAGTAGCAGCCCTCTTCCCACCAAAGCCGATCACCTGCTTGCCATCGGCACGCAGTCGCAGCACCAGAGGGGTGAAATCGCAATCCGAGGAGACGAGGCAAAAAGTCCCTACATTCTTGGTATATAGAATGTCCATCGCCTCAATCAACAGGGCCATGTCTGAGGCATTTTTCCCTTTCACCAGATCATAGTGCTGCATCGGTTGGATGGCATACTCATGCAGTATCTTCTCCCATGGCCCCAATTCGGGCTTCTTCCAGTTCCCATAAGCCCGCCGGATGTTGACGGCTCCATATGATGCTAGTTCCGCGATGATGAAGTCGATCTTTGCTGCGGGGGAATTGTCAGCATCAATGAGCAGCGCGATGTTATCGAGGGGTGAGGCCGGTTTCATGATGGGGATTCGATCACCCCTGTACTATGCGAGGTGGATACAGTGCGAGGCAAGTTTGCCAGATGGCTTCTTGAAGGCGGGTCATTTCGGCGGCTTCTTCGGGCTCGTGGTCGTCCCAGCCACCTAAATGCATGAGGCCGTGGATCATGTAGAGGGCGAGTTCGGCGTTGAGAGGCTGGTGATGTTCGGCACCCTGGCGGATGGCAGTATCGGCACTGACGAGGATTTCACCATGGTGGAAGGTGATGACGTCGGTGGGAGTGGGGTCGTCGAGGAATTCGGCGTGTACGGCTGCGATTTCTTCATCGGAGACGATGGTAAATTCGATCTCCTCCAGATCGTGAAGAGGAGCATCAGGGGTCTTGGTCGCCGCCAAGCAATGCGGTAGGGCGGCTTTGATGATGCGGCGCAGCCAGGGCAGGTCTGGGCGGTGAGTCTTTTGGCGGTTGTAGAGGGACAGCTTGGCCATCATCTCTTCAAGCGGCGGATGGGGGCTTGCGCACAGGGCGTTTTTTGTCTCCGCTGGCACCTGTCGCATATGGGTTATCCATGGCGGCACTCATTCCATCATTGGTCAGCTGAGCGGTGCCGGGATCCCGTGTGATGACGGTGGTGGAAGGGCTTTCGGCGACCTTCTGATATTTGATGCGGCTGTGCATCATGCTCAGGAGGGTCTTCACGAAGCTGGCTTTAACCTTGGCGAGATCGGCAATGGTGAGGTCGCATTCGTCAAGCTGGCCGTCTTTCATGCGGTCGAGTACGAGTTCGTCCACCAGGGCTTCGATACGAGAGGCATTGGGCTTTTCAAGGGCGCGTGAAGCGCTCTCGACGGCATCCGCCAAAGAGATGATGGCGGATTCTTTAAACTGGGGTGTGGGACCAGGATAACGGAAGACTCCTTCGCTGACTTGAGGGATATCGTCCTCTTTGGATTTCCCCTGCTCGACGAGGCGGATCATTTCTGCTTTTTGGTCGAGGGCGCGTTTATAGAAAAACCAGGCGAGAGAAGTACCATGATGCTGCTCAATGACATCAATAATGCTGACATTGAGCTTATGCTTGATGGCCAGATCCACGCCGTCTTTGACATGAGCGATGAGGATAAGGGCGCTCATGCGAGCGGTGAGGTCATCGTGCGGATTATCCGCCGGGTCCATGTTTTCGATGAAATACTCCGGCTTGGTGAGCTTGCCGATATCATGGAAATAAGCGCAGACACGAGTCATCGCGGCATTGGCACCGATGGATTCTGCTGCGGCCTCAGAGAGATTGGCAACGACCAGACTGTGATGGTAGGTTCCGGGTGCCTCAATGCTGAGGCGTTTCATAAGTGGGTGATTCAGGTCAGCCAGTTCCAGCCAGGAAACTTCCGTGGTGACGCCGAACATGCTTTCGATGACTGGCAGAAGGCCCCCAACAAGGAGACCTGTAATGATGCCGATGGCGAAGGGGACACCGAGAACGCGGCCAATGGATACACTGCCAGTGCCGGTGCCGGAGGCCTCATACAGCAGGAGGGAAAAAAGTGCAGCAACACCGCCGATATAAAGGCCGGCCATGAACAGGCGATTCCTCCGACGGACACGCTTGGTGAAGAGAACAACGAGGAAGCCGATGAGGGAGGAACTGGCGAGGAAGGTGATGGGATTCACCGCGACACAGACCATGGAGCCAAGCAAGGTGGAATAAATGGCGGCAAAGAGCCCCATTCTGCGTCCAAGAATGACCGAGAGTACCAGCGGGGCAAAGGCGTGAGGCATGGCCACCACAAGAAGAGCACCTGTCCAGCTCTGCTGATTGCCATAATCAAGCATGGCGACATTGGCCGCCATTTGTAATAGCAAGGTGCCAAGGACAAGAGCAAGCTCGGCATTGTCCTCCACGTCTTCTTTCAAGGCTACACGGAGATGTACGACCATGGCCGAGGCAATGGCGGCCATGCAAATGTAAGCGATAGGCTGGGGAGTGACCGTGCCTGGAATGACGGCGGCACCCATTTTCATCAAGATACCGAGGGCGATGAAAAAGGCGGCGTAAACAATCACCGTGGCCGCCGGGTGGGTGCGGATCTCATCAAGCAGATCACCTTCCTGATGTTTGAGACGCTTCTTCCCACAAGACAACCCAGCTCTTTGCAGCTTAGCACGGCGAATAGAGTCAAACATGAGTGGATTTTTCGGGAGGAATTGCCATAAAAATAGCACACTCCACGTCAGCAACAAGGAACGTTTTTGAGTATAATGTGTTCATGAGAACACTTTAAATTGAACGAATTCAGACCTGACGATGTTTGTCATAGGCCTCAATGATGCGCTGGACGACAGGCAGCCTCACGATATCCTTGGAGAGGAAACTGACGAATTTTACCCCTTCGACCCCTTGCAGGACTTCGACCGCCTCACGCAATCCAGAGCGAACGTGGCGGCGGAGGTCCACCTGGGAGGGATCGCCCGTGATGACACAGCGCGCACCTTCTCCGAGGCGGGTGAGGAACATCAGCATCTGCTCTGTGGTGGTATTCTGGGCTTCATCGAGGATGATGAAGGCATTTTTCAAGGTGCGACCCCGCATGTAGGCGAGGGGAGCGATTTCGATGGCTCCACGTTCGATCATGCGCTCGGCCTCATCTGGATCCAGCATGTCGTAGAGAGCATCATAGAGCGGACGCAGGTAAGGGAAGATTTTTTCCTTGAGGTCACCTGGCAAAAACCCGAGGGCTTCCCCAGCCTCTACGGCGGGTCGGGTGAGGACAAGGCGTTGAACCATCTTTTCCCTGAGGAAATGAAGTCCCTGTGCCATGGCGAGATACGTTTTGCCAGTGCCTGCGGGACCGATGCCAAAGACGACTTCATGCTCTCGCATGGCCTGGACATAGGCGATCTGGCCACGAGTCTTGACGAGCACCGGGGGCTTTTTGGAAGAACCTTGCAGGCGCAGGTTCATGATTGCATCCGCAGGCGCGTCACCGTGCTCCGTAAGCACGCTTTCGGTAATGAGGCGCAGGAGGGTAGGGGTGACATCGCCACCTTGACGGCGGACGCGCTCCAGCTGACCAAAGACTTCTTTGGTGGCAGCGATGGCTGACTCGTCGGCTTCAATGCGTACCCAGCCATCCCGGCTGGTGATTTGCACCTGGAGCAGTTCGGCAATGATGCGCAGGCCGGAAAGGTCGTGGCCGATCAGCTTCTGAAGAAACTGGGGCGACTCATAAGTAAGGGTTTCGACGGACATTAAACAGGTTGGGAAAGAGTGTCGAAGTGCTAGGCCACGGCGCGTCAACACGCACCTATGGTAGCCGCAAGGATTCAAGATTTAGCCTGCTCATCCAAGTTCTTTTGCCACCAAGCGCAAGACTAAGATAAGGATGATGGCAGATAGCCATGCATCACAAGGGAGCATACGGGTATCGACTCCAACAGGGTGACGTTTCATCGTCTGCTGAAGTCGATTTCAATGCTAGTGGTCGCGAATTATCGCGATGTTTAGCTTAACGGTAACCGTAGGCGAGTGCCCAATAGACACCCTTTTCCTTTTTGGATGTGAGGGAAAAAACGACGCTGTAGGTACCGGTCTTCGGAGGGTTCACCCGGACGGTGGCGAACATGCCTTGGGATTTGAAGTCGAGTTCGATTTCCTTGCCTGTTTCATCCAGGACCTGGAGTTCAAAAGTGACATCATCCTGGGCAGTGCCGAGCCAAAAGGCATATTCATTGCCTTTGAACATCTGATGCCGGACCATGAGTTTTTGGCCGCTTTTGACTTCTCCGTTCCAGTAGTCTTCCCGGACAATGAAGCCCTGTTCGACAAAAGGTACAGCGGCTTCCATGGCGAAGCTGTGCGCATCGTCAATGGTGGCATGGCTGAGCGGGGCGCTGAGGAGAAGCATGAGGCCCGTGAGGAGGGCAGTCATGCGATGAAGGAAAGAAGTGGGGGAAAGGGGCATGAGGTTTCCAGGGTTAGGGTTGGAGACTGGAGGCCTAAGTTACCGTGCTGCCTGGATATCTGTCAGGAGGCTATCGCAGGTTTTACCGATCTCGCGGACGCCGTCTTTCGTGAAGCCGTCCACAGCGCCTTCCATTTTGGCGAGGATCAGTTTGAGACCTTTAGAGATGTCAGAGACATTCGGATGTTCTTTTTTGTCCTTGGACATCTTGCCGATTGAGGAGATGAAATGCTCCACCAGCATCGGCTGGTTCAGCAGCTCAGCCCGGTCTGCGGAAAAGCTTTTGGTGATGACCGACGTCACGGAGGAAGTGCCGCGCAGCCAGCCACCCATGCTGACGCATTGGGAAAGGTCGGCATCCTTCATCTGCTCCATGGAATCACGGACGGTTTTTTGCGTTTGGTCGAATTCCTTGCGGATGCTGGCCCAGTCGGACTTGTCTGCGGCGTCCAGGATGGCCTGGGCATGAGGGCGGACGGATTTGATGAGGCCCAGGGCGGTGGCGAGGTCGATGACTTCACGACCGATGTCCTTGACGGCTTCTTTGTCCTCAGCTTGGACGGCGACGAAGCCTTCAGCCACGACGAGACCAAACATCAGAGAAAGCTTGGTGCGATCACCCGTCTTCGGCAGGTCCACGGTGCGGATTTCCTGGCGCCAGTTAGGCTCACCGAGTTTATCGAGGACGGAGAAAACTTCACTGGGAACGGGGACGACGACATCATCCACCACCTGGCCTGGGAAGGCTTGCGGATCGAATTCCTGGACACCCGAGTTGGCGGCCTGGCCAGCAACTGGGCTGACGGAGACAAGTGCCGCGAATGAGGTGGC
The DNA window shown above is from Prosthecobacter fusiformis and carries:
- a CDS encoding CTP synthase, with protein sequence MKYIFVTGGVVSSLGKGLAASALGTLLELRGLKVIMQKFDPYLNIDPGTMNPYEHGEVYVLDDGAETDLDLGHYERFTHTNLSRLNNLTSGQVYQSVLNKERAGKYQGRTVQVIPHVTNEIKDRIKEVATKMTADVIITEIGGTVGDIEGLPFLEAIRQFGHEIGQGNVLFIHATLVPYIKAAQELKTKPTQQSIAKLREIGIAPHIILCRTEHPLDQDVREKISLFGNVPIEDVIEVRDVKHSIYEVPLKLHEERLDDVVCKQLNLTTHQPDLSKWRHFVQRVIHPTHHVRIGVVGKYIELQDAYKSIYEALTHAGAANDCKVDIVRVDAEAIEKGGPDIYLSGLQGILIPGGFGDRGTEGKILATGYARRVGIPFFGICLGMQIAVIEYARNVCDLPAANSTEFDKATPAPVISMMEEQKKVKQLGGTMRLGNWVTQLTPGTKVHELYQDTIINERHRHRYEVNEEYKDQLESHGLVISGISQKGELAETIELPDHPFFVACQFHPEFSSKPNDPHPIFNGFVKAALQHHSAPEPLC
- the kdsB gene encoding 3-deoxy-manno-octulosonate cytidylyltransferase, producing the protein MSDPENQLTLVAIPARWGSTRFPGKPLHLIAGKPLVQHVWERCQDCREVDDIIIATDDERIAEAAAAFGARAVLTSPDHPSGTDRIAEAARSFPDHRTIINVQGDEPLISPALIDELAVVLRREPQVRMITAAAPIHEEAQVTDPNVVKVVFDVKGDSLYFSRSPLPYVRNASAGVRHYRHLGIYGFQRSFLFQFVAWPPSRLEQTESLEQLRAVENGVPLRIVLTDDLSPGVDTPEQADAIEKQLLSQPS
- a CDS encoding alpha/beta fold hydrolase — its product is MRIHLNFAILLLLTAFVPGSSGEEKPREVFSVTVSGTGRPMILIPGLSCSGNVWDGTVARFKDRYECHVMTLAGFAGQPAIGEPMLEQIRDGLSRYIRDQKLERPVIVGHSLGAFMAFWLGATIPDQIGQIVAVDGVPYFPGLLDRKATPESVNAMAKGIRSMYGGQKREQFEMAMRISLRGMVTDEKDFERVLADSLKSAPKAVAQALYELMTIDLRQKVSAIQVPVLIVGASAMATTPEQKKSLEDNYRAQVATIPQHEVIFAPKARHFIQLDEPAFLFGEMERFLKTNNGKRN
- a CDS encoding NYN domain-containing protein — translated: MKPASPLDNIALLIDADNSPAAKIDFIIAELASYGAVNIRRAYGNWKKPELGPWEKILHEYAIQPMQHYDLVKGKNASDMALLIEAMDILYTKNVGTFCLVSSDCDFTPLVLRLRADGKQVIGFGGKRAATPFVNSCTRFLYLDESPVERPAPTAKSDAKDEGINLKQDTKLMSMLRSAVAANEGEEGWASLGVVGQHIFNQGSFDPRNHGFKKLSDLFRAIDLFEVRKIISPGGASIYSVRLLRKFGHTPSNIPQR
- the ybeY gene encoding rRNA maturation RNase YbeY, with product MMAKLSLYNRQKTHRPDLPWLRRIIKAALPHCLAATKTPDAPLHDLEEIEFTIVSDEEIAAVHAEFLDDPTPTDVITFHHGEILVSADTAIRQGAEHHQPLNAELALYMIHGLMHLGGWDDHEPEEAAEMTRLQEAIWQTCLALYPPRIVQG
- a CDS encoding HD family phosphohydrolase, whose product is MFDSIRRAKLQRAGLSCGKKRLKHQEGDLLDEIRTHPAATVIVYAAFFIALGILMKMGAAVIPGTVTPQPIAYICMAAIASAMVVHLRVALKEDVEDNAELALVLGTLLLQMAANVAMLDYGNQQSWTGALLVVAMPHAFAPLVLSVILGRRMGLFAAIYSTLLGSMVCVAVNPITFLASSSLIGFLVVLFTKRVRRRNRLFMAGLYIGGVAALFSLLLYEASGTGTGSVSIGRVLGVPFAIGIITGLLVGGLLPVIESMFGVTTEVSWLELADLNHPLMKRLSIEAPGTYHHSLVVANLSEAAAESIGANAAMTRVCAYFHDIGKLTKPEYFIENMDPADNPHDDLTARMSALILIAHVKDGVDLAIKHKLNVSIIDVIEQHHGTSLAWFFYKRALDQKAEMIRLVEQGKSKEDDIPQVSEGVFRYPGPTPQFKESAIISLADAVESASRALEKPNASRIEALVDELVLDRMKDGQLDECDLTIADLAKVKASFVKTLLSMMHSRIKYQKVAESPSTTVITRDPGTAQLTNDGMSAAMDNPYATGASGDKKRPVRKPPSAA
- a CDS encoding PhoH family protein, yielding MSVETLTYESPQFLQKLIGHDLSGLRIIAELLQVQITSRDGWVRIEADESAIAATKEVFGQLERVRRQGGDVTPTLLRLITESVLTEHGDAPADAIMNLRLQGSSKKPPVLVKTRGQIAYVQAMREHEVVFGIGPAGTGKTYLAMAQGLHFLREKMVQRLVLTRPAVEAGEALGFLPGDLKEKIFPYLRPLYDALYDMLDPDEAERMIERGAIEIAPLAYMRGRTLKNAFIILDEAQNTTTEQMLMFLTRLGEGARCVITGDPSQVDLRRHVRSGLREAVEVLQGVEGVKFVSFLSKDIVRLPVVQRIIEAYDKHRQV